A region of the Ctenopharyngodon idella isolate HZGC_01 chromosome 2, HZGC01, whole genome shotgun sequence genome:
CCAACGCGACTTTAAAGGGACCAagcgaaacatgattatgtatttcgACACTGGGCATCAACCACACGggaaacactaataatttaatgtattacaACTAATGAAGAAGGAGAATGGGAGCATGGTGTACTCAGGCATTCTCAGCATTGTCAAAGTAAAAGTCTGCCTCACCGTCAAAATACAAGTCCCACACAACAACCAAAATGGCAGGAAGTAAGTgacgtcacttcagagttccctACTCgtggtgcgaatgcaaccaggaaaatggccctagGGTAAAATAAATGGTGCTTCTCAATATCCCTCCTCGTTTCCTTGCTTCTCCATCCTCCATCCTATGACCTGGAAACTGATCAAGCTCAGCCATCTcgaaggacatctcaattctgTAATTGCACCGCAAGGAGGCGAGGATCAaggagtgaggaagcttcctgaggagtcatgagcgaggatacacaggtgtatcctttgtggaagtctttctcgtcgaGAAACGTGACACACGTATACATTCTCCTCCCCCTTCAtatctgtcacaataatttaaatgtatgctttacttttgcagtttaaataaactttacatctcacGTATTTCAACGGGGCATCatgctttattaatatattatatatattttttaaataaccaaactttaaCATGTGGGTAGATCCCTCAAGTGCAACTGATGATGCTTTGAAGTGACGCTAAAGGGAGCGAGGATATCATATCTTTTCCTTGCGTCCTTCCCTCGTATCCTGAAGGGGTGGAGCTAAGACGCGAGGAAAGGAAGCgaggaaaggaaacgaggatgcacaaataagaattgagaagcacccatagTTCCTAATAACTACCCGGTGCAAAAGCCCCTGATATCAGCCACTGAAAAGCCTATATTGGGCAAGCACTAGTTTGAATGTTATCTACATTGTAGAAAACTCCCCTAGTGTTTGATAATGTGGATGTCCACTCACAGGAAGCTCTTTGGCCAGTTTGATGACCATGTTTTCCAGATAGTCTGCCAGACTCTTGAACTGCTGATTGGTGGGCTGGAAGAAGTGAGGACTCCTCCTGGACAGCAGTCGCAAGGCTCTCCAGCCGTAGTTTGAGTTACGCACAACTCTGAGGGAAGATGGCGAAGAATTCATTTAATCTGATGATTAATGTGATGCATAGTTTGTAATCATTTTGATTCTTTTAAAACAATCAATTATTAATTCTCTGTACTTGTACTCATCCTCCACCATGTTTGCTGGATCTGCCTGTTCAATAGCTTCTTCAAAAAACTCCTCCAGTGATGGCATGAATTCCCTTTAAACAAGACATGCATTAATGCAAAATTTCTCATATTAAACACCTTTAAGCAAGTGTTTACCAAACACACCTGCTATCTGACTTGCAGGCCTCCATGTTGTCAGGGTTTAGATTCCAGAGTCTTGTGAGTTCCTCACTGTTGATGGTTaagaacagcagaaatgcaaaATAAGATCCGAATTGAAATCTTGACAAAGTTACAGAGTAATCAAATATTATCTTACTTTCCCATGAGAATTTTGCGATCAGGTCCTTTCCCCAAAAAGTCCTCTGGTGCTTGTCTCTTTCTGCTGGGGCGCATGGGTTTGGTCTCTGCTggtctgagaaaaacaaaagattctattcACATATTCATTCATAACTTCAAAAATAACCATGACCATAACTGCAAACTAATGTATCATCTTTTTATTTCTGacttaatgcattttaaaacttGCTGTCTGGTTGAAAGAGCTGGGAGAATTAGGAAGAAAGCATTTGTTATCCCTGGATGGAGCTGACAGTTAGTCCAGGAAGATTTGTCTGTAAGGGTACCGTTTAAACGCACAGCTACctgacaaatatttttacagttatccCTCCAGCGTCAGTAACATCCATTTAGATCCACCCTGATGGACAACAAAGTTGAGTACAGTTATCCCTCCAGCGTGAGGAAGATCCAATTAGATCCGCTCTGATGGATAGATCCgtttagatccgctctgacgGATAACAAAAAAAACTCCCTGAAACTTCGGAACTCTTCTATCCAGATAGTGGTattctctgtttttactgttatttttatgtCTTACGcgttccatttttattcttatgtatttggttcttctttatgtaaagcactttgaattaccattgtgtatgaaatgtgctatacaaataaaattgccttgcctAATGAGAGATGAACAGTAGCTaagtttccatccaaagttgcaaatttaacttatttgcaaatgttttatgcgatattccaattttgccacatatttaataaatgacttGCGGCTTAAAGAGCACagacaaaatgcaataaacgctgtcatgttatcttgcgttTGGGTGCCTGCTGTTTAGAAACTGTCAAGACAGACAGTGCTGGAAGGTCATTATACCCAACCactttgatgacagactttggcttaGTCATTTCAGAATAACCAAAACATTTCAGATGCTGATCGAGATaggtccactggttagtccaaTTATGCCATCCCATCAAgcaaagtcacatgacttttttGATGCACATCAAGGGATTTATTAAGATATGTCTGACACCCTTagcagaaagcgcatcctgtttgtttttttacacaaaggCACATcgttttcttgttattgtgagtttacacaaatagTTTCGAAgtttactcttatctgtatgaccaaaaatggagtattttaagttgtttccactgttatcaggaaaaaaaatgcaagtaatcccgccggcgcctccatgtcagtAAGCGCACTACATCTTCcacactccgcacaaacacttggatatgcacCTAATGATAGAGCACATATACctaggttaacgttagagtgagcagccatgtaaagttgctactacatacatatttcaaataagccatatttgaggtcgatggacGATAGGCgaacgtttggatttcctgcccaaCATAttgtaattaccacaaggaccTGCGTTAACAATCTGTTGCTCACGGACTGCGTGTCTTCGccatgagtttttttttcctgcaacaACCGTCTAATACAATTCTTGCTCAACTAACGAATAGTAGGAGGCAGCCCTACATAAAATGTTGAATACTGatattttgaaatgaaatatcaatgatttaaaaaaaaaaaaaaaaaaaaaaaaaaaaaaaaaaaaaaaaatattaaaagatactttatatgtgaaattaaaactgccagtaggtggcagcaagtcactgttaatgagtgagtcattgagtttCAACCTATTCATTCAAACTGCTGATTCATTTAggatcagccgtttgaatgaatgattgagtcattaaatcattaattcaaacgattcgttcattcaccgctgtgtgttgctcagagacacaaaacagtcctgtggctttgtttggaatGATTTTCACTGGCAAAATAGAGCTAAAACAGGCAATATTGTCTAAAATCTAAGCCACTTAATAttaacttgtttattgaactgctgtataaaatccaaatcacatttgtaatcatgctgatatttggaagaaaaaaaaaaaaaaaaaaaaaaaaaaaacggcactCTTTGTGTGATATtgattaactatattaaatgataCAGAGGTAGTTTTGTCCCCTTTTCTTGAATATTTGGGGCATTCTAAATGCACTTTAACAGACTACATCACGTAGTGTATGAGTGCACTCTAAATGCACAGGCacactagtctaacctactagatACTGATCCTGCTGATACTGCCTTCTCTATTCTAGCGTCTATTCCTCTAAACAATTTTGGAACGttattttaacacattactaCTGTCTCAAGATGAATTGCTTACTGTATTCCTTATTTGTAAAGTCATGTTTATCTGTATAGTGCTTTTGTAGCTAATATAATTACTATGTTTAGATGAGTGATCTTGTTCCTCTTACCAGTTAAAATGtagtctgtgcttttgttttctttattctaaattttaattgtgattttaactttaaaatggcAAGCAATCACTTTTTTGTTTTAGAATGTAGAACTTCAATTTTAACCCTTTATTGCATAATGTACAGCATAGCCTACATAGATACATACACTACATTtttcaataacattttattaataaaatacagaaaataaaactGGATCCAACTaatcaattattaaaataattgtaagtTGAAATCgtacttttcacaatacacagtGTGTactcaaagcagctttaaagaTTGGATTACTATACTGTGGCAtgtatttactttgttagtaaATGTACTAATTTTAGTCATATGTAAGggtataagattttggtcatatcaccCAACTCTaagaattttttaaatcaaggaACTGCAAGAAAGTAGCTAACAATCTGTAAAACACTTTGCATAaatgcatctgctaaatgaataaaagtcaatgTGGAAAACAGTCAAGTATATCTACTTAATACGctataaaattaaattgaatactTTGTCAGATTTCagaataaaatgtaacaatgtGATAAAGTCTAGAATACGAGTCATTAACCTTGCATAAATGCAGTGTATATCTAATGTTTAACGGGATAAAGCGGTTTGTGTGCCGTTTTTTATTAATACCTTTCTTTCACGAAGCTTGGGCAGCCCTCATTTTTCCAGGAGTTCCAGTTTTCTTCTGTATTCAGGATGTGCTGTTGGAGACAGCATAATAAATCAAGATGACAAGAAAAGGGTTTTGGAGCACAAAGCTGCAATTTCGATATGTACAGTATTCATCACAAGATGAGAGTGAAACCTAAAATCCTACACCCATATGCATGTATAATTTGCAGATACTACTTACCTCAACCATAGATGCAAATTTGTCACCGTCTGGAGGGGTTTCTCTCAGTAACTTCAATGATAAGAAAAGTAGGTGAACAGTAATAAAACAGTATGACACAGCTATGTAATTAATATGGAGGTTATTCCTGTGTGATGTCCCCAGGGTCAAATGTTCCAGAGATTCATATGGTTCATAAGAAATCATAGGGTCCTATTGCCTATGCGTGTTACCGTTATGTTAGTtaattaaatgcagtttttttttttttttaccataaattcaCTCccataaaacctaaaatgttgctaccatGTTTTTTACGGTAAAGTGCTGGCAACCACAGATGTTTTTCTGTACATTTTATGggtttattttttgcagtgtgggaacctggaaaaaaaaaaaaaaaaaaaaaaaagtctccaaGCTCTGTATTTGCTTAATATGACATGGAATTTTGTGGAACTTGTCAAAGGTTAGGGTTACAAGTTTATAAAGTTGATAGAGCCCTGGGAAAAGCAGTCCAGtccttgagagagaaaaaaaaaaaaaacacctactGTGTGTTAACAGACCATTGAACTGGGGAACATAGGACCCTGGGAACATAGGTACACTCCCTTAAGCCTCTGGTGCtcttctgaatttttttttttttttactcccttGTACTTCTAGTTGTCAAAAATGACTGCATTGGAAATTAATGGAAaatgaatttcatctagtggaaacttTTGGTATTGCACCCAaccaaaatcttactgaaagctaatttttatagatatcaagctcaaatttggaactAATTGTTTAGATtaatggctttgattttctcgcagttttagagtaaaacgtTTTGAAAATATagatttcatataaaaattgaaaatagtatttttgtgcaattttcataaacataaaactaacttttacttatttttttacttaGCAATAATCTGTCAAGTGTCGTCTTTAaaaagaccaaacttaagtctgtgctccaaagcattAAAGATTTATGACAATCTAAGTTGGaagtttcattttcaggtctatgctcaaaaagtgaataaatggattagAACTACTACATAAATATAACTGAGTACCATAAAATccactaaaaatacaaaatattaaataaaaatattaccaaaCTAAACTATAGTACATTTActtcattgaagaaaaaaaaaagaaaaaaaaaaaaaggtcatttttGAGCACCAGAGTGTTAATATGTTCCACACACCTCTAATCAGTAATACTTAAGGTTAAGACTAACCTGATAGACTAGTTTGGCTGTGTCCTCAATCCACGAAGACTGATCATCATTCAAAACACAGCTGGAACTGCAAAGGTTAAAgagaaattacagaaaaaaaacatttattgacaaAGCAGGAAAAACATATCCTTATAGCTTGAAAAGAAAAGCTTGCCGTTTTCCCTGACCTCTTGAACTTGACTTGGCCCTTAAGATACTGGAAAAGGATGAGGTATTGAAGCAAAATGTGTCGTCTGAAGTTGCTGTCACTCAACTGAAGGTCCATCAACTGCAGAAAGGTGGGAAATTTGCCTTGTATTATCAAGTCAATGACTAGAATGCACTAATAACAGCTAGAACTGAGTTCTCTTTTTATTGAATAGTTGTCTGAAAGACTGGAAGAACCAACTTTCTCACTGGTGAGGAACTTGGCAAAGTAGACATGGTCTCCAGCAGCAGTCCTCATCTCCTTCAGCTTTTTCTTTGATGCTTGCATGTCATCCAGTTTATAGCTCTTAAACACAGCTAGTGTCTCATCTGAATACTGCACAGAGAATACAATTGAGGGGACATTAAAACAAGATACATGTGGACCAAGCCTGTCAGTTTACCTTTTGAAACCAAACCAACCATTTTCAAAACCACTGAAAACCAAACAAacttaaatgacatttaataaCCCAATTTTCTCAGAAGCTTGACCAAATacgaaaaataacttttaagtGCAAACCCTTCAAGAGTTGATTCACCACTTTGcccttaataaaaacatttacctCAAATTAATCCAACAAGACAGCTTTTgaggattactttttttatattggtttggattataataaaaaaaagatcaaatacCTTAAGGAAAGTCATCCACGAGAACTTGTCGTAGCATTGTACAGGGTTTCTGAAATAGTCCTGCAGGGTCCAGAATTTTCTGTACAAGTTGTAGTCAATAGGAATGGAGCTACAAAACAAAAGCCCTCTGAATTAGACTTATAAATAAAGAGTCTGATAACAggcaaaataaagcaaaagcaAGACTTGAGCTGcaccgaaatcgcatactctcctGACTAGGTACTTATTCCAAGTAAGTAATTACTATATGGATCATACTTTTTTAGCGCTCGcaaagtatgaatgtgtgtatgaatgtaaaccggacgtactacatccttTCTGTTGCCATTATCTTATGACCTTCCAGCGTCAGTACTGTaacacttcactgccattcacaaatcctctccctcGGCCTCATGTGATAGTAAAGTATCcattgtatgcacacttcagaatctctccAGAAGAAGTAGGTCATCTGGATACTTTTTGGCTtctcttttatgaatactgtgaattcagacatacttcttttgtcacacaGTTTTTCGCCAACTATATAGTGGGGAAGTGTGCAATTTCTGATGCAGCCACTGACTTTGCAGCTTAGAAGCTGTGAAAATACAAATTTTACCACGGAGCAGGTGCATCTTCATCACCCATCTCTCCCTCCTCCACCTCCATCCCATCCTCCTTAACTTCTGTGtgcttgaaaaaaaacaaaaacaaaatgtctgACATCTAATAAATAACCCACTATAGATGTTGAACTAGCCATATTtccattcaacattacaaatttaacttgtgcacaaaattggaatatccataaaacatttgcgaatgaAGCAgagtttccatcccatgtgttcaagagaacaaaatcatcacctTCTGGGAAATTggcacaaaatatctgtaataaagaTGGAAGTTGCTGCTATTGGGGAAGAAATtgtggctcttttttcctaCAGCATAAATGACTTGCGCCTCAGAGTGCGTGGACAAAACGCACTAAACGCTGTCATGTCATCTTgtgttcggatgctggtgtttagGAACGCAATTATGTGAGATGCTTCTGGGAgcgaattaaaccaaatcattctgatgactgACTTTgactcaggcatttcagaatgatcaaactgctgtgcgatgtgattggtcagccagttatccaatcacatcttCTGTTGAGACAAAGTCATGTAAGTTTTTTGTTGCGCATTGAGGGATTTATTTCGGCAAAGgggtttccatcgtagtttatgcgcatatcttataggatttaaaaaaaaaaaaaaaaaaaaaaaaaaaagtattctccttAGACCATAagtttatgcatatttttagAATGTATGCACTGCAGtgaataattttatcccttataactcatctttgatcatcaaaatgaaacagaaaaagaaatcTTCCTGTGAAGATTTCTTTgcgccttaaaatagcttgaatttAAATCTACACCCGTGCTTCCTTTAGTATACCCTGGatacatgaatatgcaaattagcccccgcctccactcaatcacagCAGCTCAGACTACCTGATTTGCTCTGTCAACTGTAGTGAACGCTACACAATGGCAAGGGTAAATATTgctttaattcagccatatgtGTTTGAAACAGATACTGATTCAGAAAGGAGGAAGAACAAATTAGACAGGTTTGTCTGTATAGTCCATGTATAAGAATTGGTAATGCGTTTTATCTAATCACTCtctacaacatcggacacataacagtaaCTAATTCAATTAGCCTTttttatcaaacagctaataattctaatgctaatgttacacaaccatgttcccattcaccatctcagagtcacacagctgccttctaaaaatcagtgaccttagaaacgctttgaacatcaTAGAAAGTCAGTGGAAAAAAGCCCCGCCCTGCACGTTGATGGGATTGGTTAAATATGTGTGACTGTAGGGAACAGGGGCGGTTTTTGAGACTTTGGTACACTGcggttttaaggagaaaatacttaGCAACGGTGATGACTGATGAAAtggcacatggtttgtcttaaaccATATTAAAAccaccacatagacataaacattaaaaacttgattttcaccacagaggGTCGTTCACATTTCCTTCTCACATGAGCATTCAAAAATAATCTATTTAGGTAAATCAAGTCCAACATGTTACTTTACCTGCAGCCCAAGTGTGCTGTCCTGCTCATTTTTGTTGAACACCGTGATGTTATCAAGGTTGAACTGACTCTGTAAGTTCAGTCCTGTAACACAGGGGAAACACATCAGTCAAAAACAACCATTGAACAAAGAactaagaaaaacaacaaatggagggaaaaaaaaaaaaagaaagtatacCTGATTTTTCAGACAAAGGGAAGAGACGTGCTAAAAACAGTTGGATTCGTCCACAAAACACTGTATTCTGAGACTTGGAGAGTCTTCTAAGGAGGTCTGTAGGCAAAAAAACAGTGGTAATGTTAGGCTACCTCAGCACATTCTCAAAGAATACTCGAGTATGTGCACATGGCCAGTTAATAAGACTCTGAACagcaaattaatcaaatttcattttctattcagcacctaaactctggaacagtcttcctagtgCTCAGAAGCAGAAAATCTGCCAGTTTAAATGTAGATTACAGATCCTTCTTTTAACCCTGACAATCAATTGGACTTCCATTGCCAGACAATACATACATCTGTATCCAAGATAAAGGAACTGTCTGCATCTTTAGTATTTACCATTTTAAGATAAATACTATCAATCAACTTGTGCTGTAGCTGTATCATCACAGTGCTCTGTGCCCATACTGTAAAGCCAGGAAGAACTCATTCACTGACATTGTATTATCCTCAGTAGGACTGCTTAGCTACTAAAACTTTTGCACCGATTTCTACAGTAAAACTGCTTTGATGCAGTTTGGACTggataaagtgctatataaataaacttgaaacTCACCATTGCACATTCTTAACAAGTAATTTTTTCCAGCAGAGTAAAACGTATTCTGTGAACAAGAAAGAGCAAACAAATATAAGTGGTCAATAGAAAAACAGTTGACTGAACAAACCATTCCGATGACTATTTTTAACAGCTGGTTTAAAATCCATTACcagaattaattttaaatgttgtaaatgctgtaaatatctcattccgtttaTGATAGCCATCACCATTTATAAAAAGCTTCCCTTTGGCACACAGACTCAACTTTTTAACATATTATTCCCCAAGATACACAAAAACTCAAAGACAGGTTATTATATCAATGGTTTCTTTTCTGAAGGGGCAAATGAGTTTGTAAATATTAGCATTTTACTATAAAATTCATAATCGTTGATAACCAAAACGGCCAACATGGGAAATTAAGTATTGCTCAACCGATTTAGGTATTGCTTGGTAGGAGAGAAGAGcaatacaggactaaaaataaccttacctttcaaaggattctaatgctaggaatatggttattttcaacaatgtgaatgtctcagttgagcatttatttgtattcggtacatttcactgtggattcttaggtaaatcaatcgcattttggggcaggctttgcaaacatactttttacgatatggactcgacagcaacatgtaagtaactgtgttaattctaatgcctgatctgatatgtaatgtttcacgtacagtcagatgttctttgtctatgtgtcagtaaatcaaaccagtgactaaacagtCAACTTcatgtttctcttagtaggatgaaaataatctgttatttaaacagtgattaaattatatatagaaagcgatcaaagaacactccctttgcaatcgctgtagctgtcaatcaaacagcgcgagtttatcagtgactgagttctgaaCTCCATTTTATTCAATTCCATTTTATtaaacgaatctcttagttacatcgcgttttcactgttagttatgataaaagcatttgttagtgtgcagaaattgagttgcattgacaagatcactgctttcatgcgctcaacatgtctgtgatcggctagtGTTAAACAccgcaacctttcatgccacgatctaaataaaatgccatagatctaaatgtaaacaacacttTTTACGATTAgctaaccttgagagctgtaataacCGTGTAAGAAACCGctgtaaaaacatgctaaaagtttcAGAGAAAGTAATATTTAGCTATCTCATATGCAacgatgttagccaatcacagcagtgggcgtttactcTGAAGGCTCACAGCAGAcatgccccttaaaacagagcattcaaataagagggctaaatTCAGGGTAGAAAAAATGCCtttaatttctaaattattagttgtttttttttttttttttttttaaatgtaaaaagcatactaacattataagtgcaccccaggaaacattataaaacaataaaacaatgcagttcatgacccctttaagcaaCTGTGCTGAAACTTGACTACCCTACTGGTCAAATGCGAG
Encoded here:
- the thoc1 gene encoding THO complex subunit 1, giving the protein MSPPSHFDFIEARDKFTAAAKSAVDLRNCKPLTNAFSHLPGNETEKKATLDQALRGVLEEQIVKKKVNVEDFLSLIYISIDGVTEGICSASTPFLLLGDVLDCLPLDQCDKIFTFVEENVSTWKSNTFYSAGKNYLLRMCNDLLRRLSKSQNTVFCGRIQLFLARLFPLSEKSGLNLQSQFNLDNITVFNKNEQDSTLGLQHTEVKEDGMEVEEGEMGDEDAPAPCSIPIDYNLYRKFWTLQDYFRNPVQCYDKFSWMTFLKYSDETLAVFKSYKLDDMQASKKKLKEMRTAAGDHVYFAKFLTSEKLMDLQLSDSNFRRHILLQYLILFQYLKGQVKFKSSSCVLNDDQSSWIEDTAKLVYQLLRETPPDGDKFASMVEHILNTEENWNSWKNEGCPSFVKERPAETKPMRPSRKRQAPEDFLGKGPDRKILMGNEELTRLWNLNPDNMEACKSDSREFMPSLEEFFEEAIEQADPANMVEDEYKVVRNSNYGWRALRLLSRRSPHFFQPTNQQFKSLADYLENMVIKLAKELPKDLPSEEIKTGEEDDDENGDNLLKDSNDSPSIQSKAVTNSQMDEIAAKLGSQWKTLADHLEMSEKEIRVIEADSEDVELQAKMLLVAWQDREGPQATMESLVTALTTAGFRNIADALNET